A segment of the Panacibacter ginsenosidivorans genome:
CCAACACCTTTACCACGTGCAGCAGCAGCTACATATACGCTTACTTCTGCAACACCTGCGTATACGCACCGGCCTGAGACCGGGGTAAGCGCAGCCCATCCAGTTATTTCATGGTTATCAAGGGCGAGGAATCTTGCAGTGGTTAAATGATCTTTGTCCCATTCTTCCCAGGAAGGCGGAGTAGTTTGAAAAGTGGCATTGCCGGTAGCAATGCCCTCTTCATAAATTTTTTTTACGACACTCCAATGTTCAGGAAGCATTGGTATTATCTGCATAACAAAATTTTAGTTACAACAATCGGGACCGCAACATGATTTGGTTTCAGTAGGCTTTTCTGCATAAACAGTGATACTGTATATACCTACACTGCTATTTTTAAAAGAGGCTATTTCTTCTTTGGAAAAATAGTTTGCAAGAATATCATCGGGCAACAGAATAGATTTTTCCTTTTGTACAGTAATATTTTTAAAGCCTGCAAGCGTTATAAGTTCGAGATACGTATTTTTTTGAATAGCGCCGGATACGCAGCCTGCATACATTTCGGCGGCCTTTTTTAATTTATCAGGTAATTGACCTTCGAGTACAATATCCGAAATACTGAAGTGAGCGCCAGGTTTTAGCACACGATAAATTTCTTTGAATACATTGCTTTTGTTAGGAACAAGATTGAGCACGCAATTGCTTACAATAACATCTGCAACATTTGCAGACACAGGCATTTGTTCAATATCTCCCTGGCGGAATTCAATATTATTGTAGCCGAGTTTCTCAGCATTAGCCCTGGCTTTTTCAATCATTTTTTCAGTAAAATCAATACCGATCACTTTTCCGTTTTCGCCGACCACCGCTCTTGCTATAAACGCATCATTGCCTGCGCCGCTGCCAAGGTCAATTACCGTATCGCCTTCTTTCATCTTTGCAAAAGCTGTCGGCAAACCACAGCCAAGACCGAGATCTGCATCAGGATTATACCCTTTAAGATTTGTATAATCATCATTCATGATGTTATACATCTCATCACTGCAGCACCCTGATCCACAGCAGGAGCCTTCATTCTGTGTTTTTGATTGCTCAGCAATCTCACCATATTTTTCTTTTACGAGTGCTTTAAGTTCTTTTTCGTTAGACATAAAATTTATTTTTAAATATTAGCAACATTTGTTCTTTGGATCTTTACATGCACTATCGGGATAACCTTTGTAGGTATCTTTTCTTAGTTCAATTAATTTGGAGAATGAGTTGGTGAACTGATCGCAGAATTTAGAGAATACTTTCCAGTTTATACAATAACAACTGCGGGGGCCATCAACTGTGCCATCTATAAGACCTGCTTGCAGCAATGCTTTCAGATGCTGTGATACTGTTGATTGGGCAAGCGGAAGCACTTCAACGATCTCGCCGCAGATACATTCATTTTTTTGGGCAAGCACTTTCAAAATGGCGATGCGTGCAGGATGGGCTATTGCTTTTGCAAAGTTGGCCAGGTCCTGTTCCTTTTTTCCGAATTCTTCTTTTTTGTGAACTGCCATATTAGTGATCGTATTTATACGATGAGTAAACTCAATAAAAAAAGCTGACTGCCTTATTTATAAATCTTATATCGCAAATATACGATTAAAGCAATACGATCAAAATAATTTTTATAGATAATTGTAAAACACTTTACATACAGTGATTGAATTATTATATCAAACTTTATGTAACCTTTGCAGTATGTTTGAAAAACTTTTTCATACCATCAATCAAAAAATACAACTTACTAAAGAAGATCTGGAGGTTATAAAACCTTTCTTTATTGCCAGGAAAATTCGTAGAAAACAATACCTGTTACAGGAAGGTGATGTATGCAAATACACCGCCTTTGTAGAAAAAGGTGCATTGCATTCTTACACTATTGATGAAAAAGGAAATGAACATGTGGTACAGTTTGCGCTGGAAGCAGGGTGGATAAGTGATCAATACAGTTTACTTACAGGAGAACCTTCACTATATAATATAGATGCAATTGAAGACTCGGAATTGTTAGTTATTACACATACTTCTTTTGAAGAAATGCTAAGCAAAGTGCCACCTATGGAAAAATATTTTCGCCTGCTGTTACAAAATAATATGATTGCCCTGCATCGCAGGCTGTCGGCTTCTCTCAGTCTTTCTGCCGAGGAGAAATACACAAAAATGGTAAATGCTTACCCCACTATTATACAACGCGTGCCGCAACATATGATCGCTTCGTATCTTGGCATCACTCCCGAAACTTTGAGCCGTATCCGTAAACAAATAAGTACGGCAAAGTAAATTCTCTTGATCTACATCAATGCCATTTCTTATTATACCTCAATGGAGGCTGGCTGGATGCAAGTGTAGCTTTGCGTTACAAAATTTAATCATGAAAAAGTCATTATTAGCGGCATCAATTACTTTTCTTAGTACAGCTTTATTTGCACAAACAAGATGGAATGTAGACAATGTGCACTCGAGTGTAAAATTTAATGTTACACACCTTGTGATCTCAGAAGTGGAAGGGACATTTAAAAAATTCAATGGCTCTATATCTACACCAAATACAGATTTTACAGATGCTGCAGTAGATTTTGCTGTTGACATAAACAGCATTAGCACAGACAATGAAATGCGTGACAATCACCTGAAAAGCGATGATTTCTTTAATGCAGCGCAGTATCCAAATATGACTTTCAAAAGCACATCTTTCAAAAAAGTTTCGGGTAACAAATACCAGTTGAAAGGAAATCTTACAATAAGGAATGTAACAAGGCCGGTAACATTTGATGTTTCTTATGGTGGCTCTATGAAGGACCCATACGGAAATATAAAGGCTGGTTTTAAAGCCACCACAACAATAGATCGTTTCAATTATAATCTTAAATGGAACAGTTTAACAGAAGCCGGTGGCGCAGTGGTAGGCAAAGATGTAACAATAGAAATGAGACTTGAATTTGCACAGGCGAAATAATTTGCACGGGAAATATTTAGCCGGGTACACTGCATTTGAAGAAAAGGAAATGAGTTATGTACCCGGCTTTTGCATTTTAATGAAGCATCGTTGCGTCGCACTCTTGTACTTAACATGAAGTTTCAACAGTTTACACGTTTTACAAGCTTACAGGTTTATTGTAGTACAACAACCAGTAAACTTTTGAAACACATAAACGCGTGATCCTTTTCATCATTGTTCCGAACGTACAAGTGAGTGACACAACAGGTGATGACATAAAAACTACAGCCGGTAACCAAAATATTTGTTTACATTAACCAATATGCTTTGTGAAGAGAAAACAATTTTTGAAATTAGCAATAACAGGAGTAACAGGTATGTCAACATTATCAGCATTTAAAAATTTTACAGACAGTCTTGATGAACAGGAACAATTGATGCCGGTATTATTTATTGGCCACGGATCGCCGATGAATGGCATTGAAGACAATGAGTTCTCGCAGAGATGGACACAGATGGCAAAAGAAATTCCTGTGCCTAAAGCTGTATTTGTTGTATCGGCGCATTGGTTCACACGCGGTACGCATATAACTGCGATGGATTTTCCTGAAACCATTCATGACTTTGGCGGTTTTCCGCAGGCATTGTTTGATGTGCAATATCCTGCACCCGGCAATCCGCAACTGGCAAAGGATACAGCAGCTTTAATACATACAACAGATGTTGGGCTTGCACATGACTGGGGATTAGATCATGGCACATGGACCGTTGTGCGCCGCATGTATCCTGAAGCAACGATCCCTGTATTGCAATTAAGCATTGATTATACAAAGCCGCCGCAATATCATTATGATCTTGCAAAAGAAATTTATGCACTGCGTAAAAAAGGTGTGTTGATTATTGGCAGCGGAAATATGGTGCATAATCTTCGCCTGGTTTCATGGGACAAAATAAATACACCTGGTTACGGATTTGATTGGGCCTTGAAAATGAATGATATTTTCAAAGAATTGATCACATCAGGCACACATGATAAACTGATAAAGTATGAAAACCTAGGAAAAGAAGCGATGCTTGCTATTCCAACACCTGAGCATTATTTACCACTTTTATATACACTCGCCTTGCAGGGCAGTAATGATAAAGTTTCGTTCTTTAATGATAAAGCTGTTGCAGGTTCATTAACCATGACCTCTGTAAAAATCGGCAACTGAACCGCATAAAAAAATCTATTCAGTATTGAACAGATTTTAGTTTAAGCAAAGGGATGAAAATTACTAATTGAGTTTTTCAGTAAGCTGTTCGTAATTTCTTATTTTATTGTATAATGTTTTGCGGTCTATGTTTAATATCTCTGCTGCTTTCTTCTTGTTGTAATTTACCTGTTTTAACAGGTTCATGATGGTTTCATATTCTGCTCTAACCGCAGTACTCTTAAGATCAAGGTCCTTATTTTCCGTATGCATAGCGGGAGCGCCATTGTTATGTACCACTCCGTTTTGCAGGTAACTACTTTCATTGATAACTGAGCCAAGTTCCTGCGAGCTGCCTGTTATTTCCCAGGGCAATGTATCAGCTTTAATAGTGGTACCGCCGGGCGTTAGCAGTACAGAACGTCTTACCACATTTCTGAACTCTCGCAAATTGCCCGGCCAGTTATAACTCAGAAACATATTAATGACTTTATCGTCAAAACCTGTTACTTCCTTATTTAGTTCGGTATTTGTTTTTGCAAGGAAAAAATTAGCGAATGAAATAATATCATCCTTCCTGTTACGTAATGGTGGAAGGTTGATAGAGAATTCATTGAAACGATGATAAAGGTCTTCCCTGAATTTACCTTTCCTGTAAGCATCCTGAAGGTTTTCGTTCGAGGCAACTAAAATGCGGATGTCTATATCCATTTCTTTGTTGCCACCTACACGTTTGAATTTTCTCTCCTGTATCACGCGCAATAAAGAAGCTTGTATATCAGGAGAAAGATTGGCTACCTCATCAAGAAATAAAGTGCCCCCGTTCGCTGTTTCAAAATGTCCTTCCTTATCATTCAACGCACCGGTGAAAGCGCCTTTTACATGGCCGAATAATTCACTACCGCTTAATTCTTTTGAAAGTGTTCCGCAATCAACTGCAACAAATGGCTTGTCCCTCCTGTCACTATAATCATGAATGGTTCGTGCTACTACTTCTTTACCTGTCCCACTTTCACCATATAAAATAATACTATATGCTGTAGGAGCAACAATTTCTATTTGCCTGTATAATTCTTTTGTTGAAGTAGCATTGCCAATCATAAAATCTACACTGGTAGTGCTGGCTTTTCTGGCAGGTGTTTTTACTGATGAAGAGGCCGGCATTGTAATGCTGCCTTTTTCTGACTGATTAAAAGCAGCTGATAATACATTTACTACCTCATCAGGAATAAGAGGCTTGGTAATATAATCATAAGCCCCGGCTTTAATTATTTCTACGGCCGTCTTAATATCTGAATAGCCTGTAATAACGATCACAATTGCTTTTGCATCTTTTTCTTTTAATGCAGCCAGAACATCTTTACCATCCTTATCTCCGAGCCTGTAATCGCATAATACAGCATCGTAATTTTCTTGCGCAAACATTGCAATACCTTTTGCACCACTGTAAGCTGTGTCAGTATCATAGCCTTTACGCATCAGGAATTTACTAAGCAAGAGGCAGATATCAGTATCATCGTCAATAATTAGTATTCTTTTTTTCATGAGAGTATGCAGCCACTTTAAGAATTTAAAAATAGTTTCAGTACATTCTTATAATCTACAAATTCGTGCCAAATTTCCATATGGTATTGAAGTTACAATTTTAAAAACTGAAGTCCGGGAATATTTGTTAAAAAATCGATTATGATTTCAAGAATAAATCGTGGCACATTTTTTTATTTGTTAA
Coding sequences within it:
- a CDS encoding sigma-54-dependent transcriptional regulator, with amino-acid sequence MKKRILIIDDDTDICLLLSKFLMRKGYDTDTAYSGAKGIAMFAQENYDAVLCDYRLGDKDGKDVLAALKEKDAKAIVIVITGYSDIKTAVEIIKAGAYDYITKPLIPDEVVNVLSAAFNQSEKGSITMPASSSVKTPARKASTTSVDFMIGNATSTKELYRQIEIVAPTAYSIILYGESGTGKEVVARTIHDYSDRRDKPFVAVDCGTLSKELSGSELFGHVKGAFTGALNDKEGHFETANGGTLFLDEVANLSPDIQASLLRVIQERKFKRVGGNKEMDIDIRILVASNENLQDAYRKGKFREDLYHRFNEFSINLPPLRNRKDDIISFANFFLAKTNTELNKEVTGFDDKVINMFLSYNWPGNLREFRNVVRRSVLLTPGGTTIKADTLPWEITGSSQELGSVINESSYLQNGVVHNNGAPAMHTENKDLDLKSTAVRAEYETIMNLLKQVNYNKKKAAEILNIDRKTLYNKIRNYEQLTEKLN
- a CDS encoding YceI family protein; this translates as MKKSLLAASITFLSTALFAQTRWNVDNVHSSVKFNVTHLVISEVEGTFKKFNGSISTPNTDFTDAAVDFAVDINSISTDNEMRDNHLKSDDFFNAAQYPNMTFKSTSFKKVSGNKYQLKGNLTIRNVTRPVTFDVSYGGSMKDPYGNIKAGFKATTTIDRFNYNLKWNSLTEAGGAVVGKDVTIEMRLEFAQAK
- a CDS encoding arsenite methyltransferase is translated as MSNEKELKALVKEKYGEIAEQSKTQNEGSCCGSGCCSDEMYNIMNDDYTNLKGYNPDADLGLGCGLPTAFAKMKEGDTVIDLGSGAGNDAFIARAVVGENGKVIGIDFTEKMIEKARANAEKLGYNNIEFRQGDIEQMPVSANVADVIVSNCVLNLVPNKSNVFKEIYRVLKPGAHFSISDIVLEGQLPDKLKKAAEMYAGCVSGAIQKNTYLELITLAGFKNITVQKEKSILLPDDILANYFSKEEIASFKNSSVGIYSITVYAEKPTETKSCCGPDCCN
- a CDS encoding ArsR/SmtB family transcription factor; the protein is MAVHKKEEFGKKEQDLANFAKAIAHPARIAILKVLAQKNECICGEIVEVLPLAQSTVSQHLKALLQAGLIDGTVDGPRSCYCINWKVFSKFCDQFTNSFSKLIELRKDTYKGYPDSACKDPKNKCC
- a CDS encoding GNAT family N-acetyltransferase; this encodes MQIIPMLPEHWSVVKKIYEEGIATGNATFQTTPPSWEEWDKDHLTTARFLALDNHEITGWAALTPVSGRCVYAGVAEVSVYVAAAARGKGVGKILLQALIKAAEENGLWTLQAGIFPENIASIKLHESNGFRIIGTREKIGKMHGLWRDTVLLERRSKMVGNN
- a CDS encoding Crp/Fnr family transcriptional regulator — its product is MFEKLFHTINQKIQLTKEDLEVIKPFFIARKIRRKQYLLQEGDVCKYTAFVEKGALHSYTIDEKGNEHVVQFALEAGWISDQYSLLTGEPSLYNIDAIEDSELLVITHTSFEEMLSKVPPMEKYFRLLLQNNMIALHRRLSASLSLSAEEKYTKMVNAYPTIIQRVPQHMIASYLGITPETLSRIRKQISTAK
- the ygiD gene encoding 4,5-DOPA-extradiol-dioxygenase translates to MKRKQFLKLAITGVTGMSTLSAFKNFTDSLDEQEQLMPVLFIGHGSPMNGIEDNEFSQRWTQMAKEIPVPKAVFVVSAHWFTRGTHITAMDFPETIHDFGGFPQALFDVQYPAPGNPQLAKDTAALIHTTDVGLAHDWGLDHGTWTVVRRMYPEATIPVLQLSIDYTKPPQYHYDLAKEIYALRKKGVLIIGSGNMVHNLRLVSWDKINTPGYGFDWALKMNDIFKELITSGTHDKLIKYENLGKEAMLAIPTPEHYLPLLYTLALQGSNDKVSFFNDKAVAGSLTMTSVKIGN